Proteins co-encoded in one Capsicum annuum cultivar UCD-10X-F1 chromosome 9, UCD10Xv1.1, whole genome shotgun sequence genomic window:
- the LOC107842497 gene encoding mediator of RNA polymerase II transcription subunit 33A isoform X2, which translates to MVSVQQQQSPLLNGVIELTKSAQLKNADPLSWAIQLSSILSTGGLSLPSTDVAELLVSYICWENNVGIAWKFLEKAAALRIVPPLFLLSLLSNRIMEAIDDTLHLSQIFGLQGSESGLIVVEFVFTIVWKLLDASLGDEGLLDLTAEKRSRWPITSSQDVGLNNHYAFAGGRTEKHEVLCKTNTVMAIEIIGEFFQDKVTSAILYLARRNMPTHWESFTQNLRLLVANSSALRNSKNISPEALVQLTSDKRVVLSRKYKTISHKRFHAVMASGSLVSSADQYHGASPAVLWLPIDLFLEDTMDGSQVAATSAVETLAGLVKALHEVNSSSWQDTFLGLWFAALRLVNRERDSSEGPVPRLDTCLCVLLSITPLAIVNLLEEEEMSCSSANQRKESSTKRHQDLIHSLQQLGDYESLLTPPLPAAPLANLAAAKAMMLHSGLSVGSGYFEGMNLNDMPVNCVGNLRHLIVEACIARNILDTSAYLWPGYVKGRCNQVPRSVSTQMPGWSSLMKGSTLTPPLVSSLVSTPASSLAEIKKIYEIAVNGSDDEKISAATVLCGASLARGWNIQEHTVLFITRLLSPPVPANYSGTESHLIGYARFLNVLLVGVSSVDCVQIFSLHGLVPQLAGALMPICEVFGSCAPNVKWIVMSEEISSHAVFSNAFTLLLKLWRFDQPPLEHLMDAPMGAHPTPEYLLLVRNSQLTSSDDLQKDQSKIKRLTRLSSPLSGEPIFLDSFPKLTLWYRQHQACIASPLSELVPGTPVHQIVEALLNFMFKKINRTGQSLTTTTSGSSSSSGPGNEDVSLHLKLPAWDILEAVPFVLDAALTACAHGSLSPRELVTGLKDLADFLPGSLATIVSYFSAEVSRGIWKLASMNGTDWPSPAANLATVEQQIKKILAATGVNVPSLTIGGNSPATLLLPLAALVSLTITYKLDKSTDRFLNLIGPALSNLATGCPWPCMPVMVALWAQKVKRWSDFLVFSASRTVFHHNRDAVVQLLRMCFAATLGLTTSSIASKGGVGALLGHGFGSHLSGGISPVAPGMLYLRVHRAVPNVMFMTEEVVSLLMHSVRDIASSGLSAENLEKLKKSKCGMTYGQVSLAAVLSRVKLAASLGASLVWITGGVGLVQSLIKETLPSWFLSTHGMEPSGGMSGGIVARLGGYALAYIAVLSGTFAWGVDSSSSASKRRSNTLEAHLEFLAGALHGKISLGCNRTTWTTYVSGFVKLIVECAPNWLLEVDLEVLKRLSMGLKQWDEELALAVLSSSGIGAMGATAEMIIEGGMTFMS; encoded by the exons ATGGTGTCCGTGCAGCAACAGCAATCACCTTTACTGAACGGAGTAATTGAACTTACAAAATCCGCTCAGTTGAAAAACGCGGACCCTTTGAGTTGGGCAATCCAACTTTCTTCAATTCTTAGTACTGGTGGACTGTCCTTGCCGTCTACCGATGTTGCGGAACTTCTCGTTAGTTATATTTGTTGGGAGAATAATGTTGGTATTGCTTGGAAGTTCCTTGAGAAAGCCGCGGCTCTTCGGATTGTTCCTCCCTTGTTCCTTCTCAGCCTTCTTTCCAACAG GATCATGGAAGCCATAGATGATACATTGCATCTTTCCCAGATATTTGGACTCCAGGGGTCTGAAAGTGGTCTAATTGTGGTTGAATTTGTTTTTACAATTGTATGGAAGTTACTTGATGCATCCCTTGGTGATGAAGGATTGCTGGACCTGACTGCAGAAAAGAGGTCTAGGTGGCCTATTACATCATCTCAAGATGTGGGATTGAATAATCATTATGCTTTTGCTGGGGGAAGGACAGAAAAACATGAAGTATTATGTAAAACGAACACAGTTATGGCTATTGAAATAATTGGCGAATTTTTTCAAGATAAAGTGACTTCCGCAATCCTTTATTTGGCACGCAGAAACAT gCCCACGCATTGGGAGTCCTTCACCCAGAATTTAAGACTTCTCGTGGCAAACTCATCAGCTTTGAGAAATTCTAAGAATATTTCTCCAGAGGCTTTGGTGCAGTTAACATCTGATAAACGTGTAGTCCTCTctagaaaatacaaaacaatctcACATAAAAGGTTTCATGCTGTAATGGCTTCTGGTTCACTTGTATCTTCTGCAGATCAGTATCATGGTGCTAGTCCAGCAGTGCTCTGGCTTCCCATAGATCTCTTTCTAGAAGATACCATGGACGGGTCACAAGTAGCAGCTACAAGTGCTGTTGAAACACTCGCCG GTTTAGTGAAGGCTCTGCATGAAGTTAATTCTTCAAGTTGGCAGGACACTTTTCTTGGATTATGGTTTGCAGCCCTAAGGCTTGTTAATAGA GAAAGGGATTCAAGTGAGGGACCAGTACCTCGCCTGGATACTTGCTTGTGTGTGTTGTTGTCAATTACACCACTAGCAATAGTGAATCTTCTTGAAGAGGAGGAAATGAGTTGCAGCTCTGCCAATCAAAGGAAAGAGTCCTCCACAAAACGTCACCAAGACTTGATACATAGCCTTCAGCAACTTGGAGATTATGAAAGCTTGTTGACCCCACCATTGCCTGCTGCTCCATTGGCAAATCTAGCTGCTGCAAAAGCAATGATGTTGCATTCAGGTCTAAGTGTTGGGAGTGGCTATTTTGAGGGAATGAACTTGAACGACATGCCTGTCAATTGCG TTGGAAACCTGCGACACTTGATTGTTGAGGCCTGCATTGCCAGAAACATTTTGGACACCTCTGCTTATTTGTGGCCCGGATATGTAAAAGGTAGATGCAATCAAGTTCCTCGTAGTGTCTCGACTCAAATGCCTGGATGGTCATCATTGATGAAGGGATCTACCTTAACTCCTCCATTGGTCAGCTCGTTGGTATCAACACCAGCATCAAG TTTagcagaaataaagaaaatatatgagATTGCCGTCAATGGCTCGGATGATGAAAAGATTTCTGCCGCTACTGTTCTCTGTGGTGCCTCTCTTGCTCGTGGTTGGAATATACAG GAACATACTGTTCTGTTCATCACCAGGTTGCTTTCGCCTCCTGTTCCTGCTAATTATTCGGGAACTGAAAGCCATTTGATTGGTTATGCTCGATTCCTGAATGTCCTTCTCGTTGGAGTGTCTTCTGTTGATTGTGTTCAGATCTTTTCTTTGCACGGATTG GTTCCACAACTTGCTGGTGCACTGATGCCAATCTGTGAAGTCTTTGGTTCATGTGCACCCAATGTGAAGTGGATTGTAATGTCTGAAGAAATTTCTTCACATGCTGTCTTCTCAAATGCATTTACTCTTCTGCTGAAGTTGTGGAGGTTTGATCAGCCGCCTCTTGAGCATCTTATGGATGCTCCAATGGGAGCCCATCCAACTCCTGAATACCTTTTGCTGGTGCGCAATTCCCAGTTGACATCCTCTGATGATCTGCAGAAAGATCAAAGCAAAATCAAGCGTCTGACTAGACTTTCAAGTCCATTATCTGGAGAACCcatatttcttgattcttttccaaaattaacACTTTGGTACAGGCAACATCAAGCATGCATTGCTTCACCTCTCTCAGAACTTGTCCCTGGAACTCCGGTTCATCAGATTGTTGAAGCACTGTTGAACTtcatgtttaaaaaaataaatagaacagGTCAGTCCCTGACAACAACTACTTCTGGAAGCAGCAGCTCATCTGGGCCTGGAAATGAAGATGTATCTCTCCACCTTAAGCTGCCTGCATGGGATATTCTGGAAGCTGTTCCTTTTGTGCTTGATGCTGCTCTCACTGCCTGTGCTCATGGTAGTTTGTCGCCACGTGAACTAGTTACAG GTCTCAAGGATCTGGCCGATTTTCTCCCAGGTTCCTTGGCAACAATTGTAAGCTACTTTTCAGCTGAAGTGTCACGTGGTATCTGGAAGCTTGCTTCTATGAATGGAACTGATTGGCCAAGTCCGGCTGCAAATTTAGCAACAGTTGAGCAACAGATAAAGAAAATTTTAGCTGCAACTGGTGTGAATGTGCCAAGTCTCACCATAG GTGGAAATTCTCCAGCCACCCTTCTATTGCCCCTGGCAGCCCTTGTGAGCCTCACGATTACATACAAACTTGATAAATCAACTGACCGCTTTCTGAACTTAATAGGCCCAGCCTTGAGTAATTTGGCTACGGGTTGTCCTTGGCCCTGCATGCCTGTCATGGTTGCTCTATGGGCCCAAAAGGTTAAGCGCTGGAGTGACTTTCTTGTTTTCTCTGCATCACGGACCGTGTTCCACCACAATAGGGATGCGGTGGTTCAACTGCTTAGAATGTGCTTTGCAGCTACACTAGGTCTAACTACATCTTCTATTGCAAGCAAGGGCGGTGTAGGTGCACTTCTTGGTCATGGTTTTGGCTCTCATTTATCTGGCGGTATCTCTCCTGTTGCCCCTGGTATGCTCTACTTGCGTGTCCATAGAGCTGTCCCAAATGTCATGTTTATGACAGAAGAAGTTGTTTCCCTTTTGATGCATTCTGTCAGAGATATCGCAAGTAGTGGATTATCTGCTGAGAATTTGGAGAAACTCAAGAAAAGTAAGTGTGGTATGACGTATGGCCAGGTTTCTCTTGCTGCAGTATTGAGTCGTGTAAAGCTTGCTGCATCACTGGGTGCTTCATTAGTTTGGATCACAGGTGGTGTAGGTTTGGTCCAATCATTGATCAAAGAAACTTTGCCATCTTGGTTCCTATCAACACATGGCATGGAGCCTAGTGGCGGGATGTCAGGAGGGATAGTTGCAAGGCTGGGAGGTTATGCCCTTGCTTACATTGCAGTGCTGTCTGGAACATTTGCATGGGGGGTTGATTCATCATCATCTGCATCCAAGCGGCGGTCAAATACCCTTGAGGCACACTTGGAGTTCCTTGCAGGTGCTCTGCATGGGAAAATATCCCTCGGTTGCAACAGAACCACCTGGACAACTTATGTTTCAGGGTTCGTCAAGCTGATTGTGGAATGCGCACCAAACTGGTTGCTAGAGGTGGATTTGGAGGTTTTGAAGAGGCTAAGTATGGGTTTGAAACAGTGGGACGAGGAGTTAGCGTTGGCTGTTTTGAGTAGTAGTGGTATTGGTGCAATGGGCGCCACTGCTGAAATGATTATAGAAGGTGGTATGACCTTTATGAGTTGA
- the LOC107842497 gene encoding mediator of RNA polymerase II transcription subunit 33A isoform X1 — translation MVSVQQQQSPLLNGVIELTKSAQLKNADPLSWAIQLSSILSTGGLSLPSTDVAELLVSYICWENNVGIAWKFLEKAAALRIVPPLFLLSLLSNRVIPKRRSYPVAYRLYMELLKIYVFSLPSLINGPNYQKIMEAIDDTLHLSQIFGLQGSESGLIVVEFVFTIVWKLLDASLGDEGLLDLTAEKRSRWPITSSQDVGLNNHYAFAGGRTEKHEVLCKTNTVMAIEIIGEFFQDKVTSAILYLARRNMPTHWESFTQNLRLLVANSSALRNSKNISPEALVQLTSDKRVVLSRKYKTISHKRFHAVMASGSLVSSADQYHGASPAVLWLPIDLFLEDTMDGSQVAATSAVETLAGLVKALHEVNSSSWQDTFLGLWFAALRLVNRERDSSEGPVPRLDTCLCVLLSITPLAIVNLLEEEEMSCSSANQRKESSTKRHQDLIHSLQQLGDYESLLTPPLPAAPLANLAAAKAMMLHSGLSVGSGYFEGMNLNDMPVNCVGNLRHLIVEACIARNILDTSAYLWPGYVKGRCNQVPRSVSTQMPGWSSLMKGSTLTPPLVSSLVSTPASSLAEIKKIYEIAVNGSDDEKISAATVLCGASLARGWNIQEHTVLFITRLLSPPVPANYSGTESHLIGYARFLNVLLVGVSSVDCVQIFSLHGLVPQLAGALMPICEVFGSCAPNVKWIVMSEEISSHAVFSNAFTLLLKLWRFDQPPLEHLMDAPMGAHPTPEYLLLVRNSQLTSSDDLQKDQSKIKRLTRLSSPLSGEPIFLDSFPKLTLWYRQHQACIASPLSELVPGTPVHQIVEALLNFMFKKINRTGQSLTTTTSGSSSSSGPGNEDVSLHLKLPAWDILEAVPFVLDAALTACAHGSLSPRELVTGLKDLADFLPGSLATIVSYFSAEVSRGIWKLASMNGTDWPSPAANLATVEQQIKKILAATGVNVPSLTIGGNSPATLLLPLAALVSLTITYKLDKSTDRFLNLIGPALSNLATGCPWPCMPVMVALWAQKVKRWSDFLVFSASRTVFHHNRDAVVQLLRMCFAATLGLTTSSIASKGGVGALLGHGFGSHLSGGISPVAPGMLYLRVHRAVPNVMFMTEEVVSLLMHSVRDIASSGLSAENLEKLKKSKCGMTYGQVSLAAVLSRVKLAASLGASLVWITGGVGLVQSLIKETLPSWFLSTHGMEPSGGMSGGIVARLGGYALAYIAVLSGTFAWGVDSSSSASKRRSNTLEAHLEFLAGALHGKISLGCNRTTWTTYVSGFVKLIVECAPNWLLEVDLEVLKRLSMGLKQWDEELALAVLSSSGIGAMGATAEMIIEGGMTFMS, via the exons ATGGTGTCCGTGCAGCAACAGCAATCACCTTTACTGAACGGAGTAATTGAACTTACAAAATCCGCTCAGTTGAAAAACGCGGACCCTTTGAGTTGGGCAATCCAACTTTCTTCAATTCTTAGTACTGGTGGACTGTCCTTGCCGTCTACCGATGTTGCGGAACTTCTCGTTAGTTATATTTGTTGGGAGAATAATGTTGGTATTGCTTGGAAGTTCCTTGAGAAAGCCGCGGCTCTTCGGATTGTTCCTCCCTTGTTCCTTCTCAGCCTTCTTTCCAACAG AGTGATCCCTAAGCGAAGGAGCTATCCAGTGGCATACAGGCTTTATATGGAACTTCTGAAAATATACGTGTTCTCATTGCCATCTTTGATTAATGGTCCAAATTATCAGAA GATCATGGAAGCCATAGATGATACATTGCATCTTTCCCAGATATTTGGACTCCAGGGGTCTGAAAGTGGTCTAATTGTGGTTGAATTTGTTTTTACAATTGTATGGAAGTTACTTGATGCATCCCTTGGTGATGAAGGATTGCTGGACCTGACTGCAGAAAAGAGGTCTAGGTGGCCTATTACATCATCTCAAGATGTGGGATTGAATAATCATTATGCTTTTGCTGGGGGAAGGACAGAAAAACATGAAGTATTATGTAAAACGAACACAGTTATGGCTATTGAAATAATTGGCGAATTTTTTCAAGATAAAGTGACTTCCGCAATCCTTTATTTGGCACGCAGAAACAT gCCCACGCATTGGGAGTCCTTCACCCAGAATTTAAGACTTCTCGTGGCAAACTCATCAGCTTTGAGAAATTCTAAGAATATTTCTCCAGAGGCTTTGGTGCAGTTAACATCTGATAAACGTGTAGTCCTCTctagaaaatacaaaacaatctcACATAAAAGGTTTCATGCTGTAATGGCTTCTGGTTCACTTGTATCTTCTGCAGATCAGTATCATGGTGCTAGTCCAGCAGTGCTCTGGCTTCCCATAGATCTCTTTCTAGAAGATACCATGGACGGGTCACAAGTAGCAGCTACAAGTGCTGTTGAAACACTCGCCG GTTTAGTGAAGGCTCTGCATGAAGTTAATTCTTCAAGTTGGCAGGACACTTTTCTTGGATTATGGTTTGCAGCCCTAAGGCTTGTTAATAGA GAAAGGGATTCAAGTGAGGGACCAGTACCTCGCCTGGATACTTGCTTGTGTGTGTTGTTGTCAATTACACCACTAGCAATAGTGAATCTTCTTGAAGAGGAGGAAATGAGTTGCAGCTCTGCCAATCAAAGGAAAGAGTCCTCCACAAAACGTCACCAAGACTTGATACATAGCCTTCAGCAACTTGGAGATTATGAAAGCTTGTTGACCCCACCATTGCCTGCTGCTCCATTGGCAAATCTAGCTGCTGCAAAAGCAATGATGTTGCATTCAGGTCTAAGTGTTGGGAGTGGCTATTTTGAGGGAATGAACTTGAACGACATGCCTGTCAATTGCG TTGGAAACCTGCGACACTTGATTGTTGAGGCCTGCATTGCCAGAAACATTTTGGACACCTCTGCTTATTTGTGGCCCGGATATGTAAAAGGTAGATGCAATCAAGTTCCTCGTAGTGTCTCGACTCAAATGCCTGGATGGTCATCATTGATGAAGGGATCTACCTTAACTCCTCCATTGGTCAGCTCGTTGGTATCAACACCAGCATCAAG TTTagcagaaataaagaaaatatatgagATTGCCGTCAATGGCTCGGATGATGAAAAGATTTCTGCCGCTACTGTTCTCTGTGGTGCCTCTCTTGCTCGTGGTTGGAATATACAG GAACATACTGTTCTGTTCATCACCAGGTTGCTTTCGCCTCCTGTTCCTGCTAATTATTCGGGAACTGAAAGCCATTTGATTGGTTATGCTCGATTCCTGAATGTCCTTCTCGTTGGAGTGTCTTCTGTTGATTGTGTTCAGATCTTTTCTTTGCACGGATTG GTTCCACAACTTGCTGGTGCACTGATGCCAATCTGTGAAGTCTTTGGTTCATGTGCACCCAATGTGAAGTGGATTGTAATGTCTGAAGAAATTTCTTCACATGCTGTCTTCTCAAATGCATTTACTCTTCTGCTGAAGTTGTGGAGGTTTGATCAGCCGCCTCTTGAGCATCTTATGGATGCTCCAATGGGAGCCCATCCAACTCCTGAATACCTTTTGCTGGTGCGCAATTCCCAGTTGACATCCTCTGATGATCTGCAGAAAGATCAAAGCAAAATCAAGCGTCTGACTAGACTTTCAAGTCCATTATCTGGAGAACCcatatttcttgattcttttccaaaattaacACTTTGGTACAGGCAACATCAAGCATGCATTGCTTCACCTCTCTCAGAACTTGTCCCTGGAACTCCGGTTCATCAGATTGTTGAAGCACTGTTGAACTtcatgtttaaaaaaataaatagaacagGTCAGTCCCTGACAACAACTACTTCTGGAAGCAGCAGCTCATCTGGGCCTGGAAATGAAGATGTATCTCTCCACCTTAAGCTGCCTGCATGGGATATTCTGGAAGCTGTTCCTTTTGTGCTTGATGCTGCTCTCACTGCCTGTGCTCATGGTAGTTTGTCGCCACGTGAACTAGTTACAG GTCTCAAGGATCTGGCCGATTTTCTCCCAGGTTCCTTGGCAACAATTGTAAGCTACTTTTCAGCTGAAGTGTCACGTGGTATCTGGAAGCTTGCTTCTATGAATGGAACTGATTGGCCAAGTCCGGCTGCAAATTTAGCAACAGTTGAGCAACAGATAAAGAAAATTTTAGCTGCAACTGGTGTGAATGTGCCAAGTCTCACCATAG GTGGAAATTCTCCAGCCACCCTTCTATTGCCCCTGGCAGCCCTTGTGAGCCTCACGATTACATACAAACTTGATAAATCAACTGACCGCTTTCTGAACTTAATAGGCCCAGCCTTGAGTAATTTGGCTACGGGTTGTCCTTGGCCCTGCATGCCTGTCATGGTTGCTCTATGGGCCCAAAAGGTTAAGCGCTGGAGTGACTTTCTTGTTTTCTCTGCATCACGGACCGTGTTCCACCACAATAGGGATGCGGTGGTTCAACTGCTTAGAATGTGCTTTGCAGCTACACTAGGTCTAACTACATCTTCTATTGCAAGCAAGGGCGGTGTAGGTGCACTTCTTGGTCATGGTTTTGGCTCTCATTTATCTGGCGGTATCTCTCCTGTTGCCCCTGGTATGCTCTACTTGCGTGTCCATAGAGCTGTCCCAAATGTCATGTTTATGACAGAAGAAGTTGTTTCCCTTTTGATGCATTCTGTCAGAGATATCGCAAGTAGTGGATTATCTGCTGAGAATTTGGAGAAACTCAAGAAAAGTAAGTGTGGTATGACGTATGGCCAGGTTTCTCTTGCTGCAGTATTGAGTCGTGTAAAGCTTGCTGCATCACTGGGTGCTTCATTAGTTTGGATCACAGGTGGTGTAGGTTTGGTCCAATCATTGATCAAAGAAACTTTGCCATCTTGGTTCCTATCAACACATGGCATGGAGCCTAGTGGCGGGATGTCAGGAGGGATAGTTGCAAGGCTGGGAGGTTATGCCCTTGCTTACATTGCAGTGCTGTCTGGAACATTTGCATGGGGGGTTGATTCATCATCATCTGCATCCAAGCGGCGGTCAAATACCCTTGAGGCACACTTGGAGTTCCTTGCAGGTGCTCTGCATGGGAAAATATCCCTCGGTTGCAACAGAACCACCTGGACAACTTATGTTTCAGGGTTCGTCAAGCTGATTGTGGAATGCGCACCAAACTGGTTGCTAGAGGTGGATTTGGAGGTTTTGAAGAGGCTAAGTATGGGTTTGAAACAGTGGGACGAGGAGTTAGCGTTGGCTGTTTTGAGTAGTAGTGGTATTGGTGCAATGGGCGCCACTGCTGAAATGATTATAGAAGGTGGTATGACCTTTATGAGTTGA